The DNA sequence AATCAGCGCCTATGCCGACCTGAGCGGAACCGGCGGTCTGCGTGTCAGCGGCCGCTGGCACCAGGCCGGGCGGCCGGTGGTCTATGCCGCCACCAGCCCGGCCGGTGCCATGCTCGAGGTGCTGGTGCACCTGGAGATCGACCCCGAGGATTTCCCCACCACCATGCGTTTGCTGCGCATCGAGTTGCCCGACACGGTATCGCAAGCGCAACTGCCAGCCTTGCAGCCCGGTTGGTCAACGCAGACCGAACTTACCCGCGGCCTGGGCAACCGCTTCCTCGATGACTGTTCGGCATTGCTGCTGCCGGTGCCCAGCGCGATCATGCCCAGAACCATCAATTACCTGTTCAACCCGCGGCATCCGCAGGCGCACAGTGCCAGGCTCGACGTCGAGGACTTCACGCCGGACAGCCGGCTGTTCTAGGGCGGGCTTACCAGAGAGCCGCCGCTGCCGCCGCCAGCACCCTGGCAAACACTTCGATCGCTTTCTCCACTTCAGCCGCGTTGCTGAAACGGCCGATGCTCAGGCGCACGCTGTTGCGTGCCCGACGTTCGTCCAGCCCCAGTGCCAGCAGTACGTGCGAGGCCGCATTGCTTGCCGAATTGCAGGCGGAGGTGGTCGACAATGCCAGCTCACTGGCCAGTGCTGCACTGTTGAAACGCGGGTTGTCGATGCACAGGTTCAGCGTATGCGGAATACGCTGGCGGGCGCAGCCATTGAGGGTGACCCCAGGCAGCGCCAACAGGCCTTCGCGCAGGCGCCCGGCCAGCTGCTCGAGGCGCTGGTACTCGCTATCGCCGGGCTGGCCGGCCAAGGCAAAAGCGCTGCCCATGCCGACAATCTGGTGGGTCGCCAGGGTGCCAGAGCGCAAGCCCTGTTCATGCCCGCCACCGTGCATCTGCGCGCACATCAGCGGGCGTGCGCGCGGCCCGACGTAGAGTGCACCGATACCCTTGGGGCCATAGACCTTGTGCGCCGAAAACGACATCAGGTCCACGGCCATCAGGTTCAGGTCGATGGCCAGTTTGCCTACCGCCTGCGCCGCATCCACGTGCAGCAGGGCACCGTGGGCGCGCACCTGTTGGCCAATCGCGGCAACGTCAGTGAGCGTACCGAGCTCGTTGTTGACCGCCATCAGCGACACCAGGCGCGTGTCGGCGCGCAACGCCGCCTGCACGGCTGCAGGCTGGATCAGGCCGGCGGCATCTGCTCCCAGGCGGGTAACCGCCCAGCCCTGGCGCTCCAGTTCGGCCACGGTGTCGAGCACGGCCTTGTGTTCCAACTGGCTGGTGATCAGGTGCCCGGGCTGGCCGAGGCCTTGGGCGATGCCCTTGAGCGCCAGGTTGTTGGACTCGGTCGCGCCTGATGTCCAGACCAATGCGTCAGCCTGCGCGCCGACGCGTTCGGCCACTTGCTGACGGGCCTGCTCGACAGCCTGGCGGGCGGCCTGGCCGAAGGCATGGCCAGTGGATGCCGGGTTGCCAAAGTTGGCCTGGCTGCCGAGGCAGGCGAGCATGGTTTCGATGACCCGGTCGTCGACCGGAGTGGTGGCGGCGTAGTCGAAGTAGAGCGGGGCGCTAGGCATTGGGCGGGTCCGTGTGTGCTGCCGTGAAATCGGCGATCGATGGCGCAAGCGTACCCGCCACGTACGCGATGGTTTTCGCTTCTTGTGGCCGTTTTTCCAAATCTTCAAACAGATAATTCTAGCTGCTGATGAGTTTGTAGGAAATTTTTCTCTTGGCTGCTTCGGATTTCACCCTAAACCAATTGGCTACCCCTTCATGCCGGTGCCAGCGCCTTCTCTTCCTCGGCGACGACGCGCTCGCACAACTCGGTGATCTGTTCGCGCATCCAGCGGTTGGCCGGGTCCTGGTCGGTGCTTTCATGCCAGTACAGGTGGGTCTCCAGCGCCGGTACTTCCACCGGCAGGGGCTGGTAGCGCAACTGATGGCGGCGGGCGAAGCGCTCGGGAACGGTCATTGCCATGTCGGTCTGCTGCAGCACCTGCGAGGCCATCAGGTAATGCTGCGAGCGCAAGGCAACCTTGCGCTGCACGCCCATCTTGCCCAGGGCCAGGTCGACATAGCCCAGGCCGTTGCGGCGGCTGGAGATATGGATATGGGTCATGCCCAGGTAGCTTTCCAGGGTCAGTTTGCTGTCTGCCAATGGATGGCCCTGGCGCAGGGCGCAGACATAGCGATCCTGCATCAGTTTGATGTGGCGTACTTGCGGGTCGGTATTCAAGGGCGCGTCGATGGCGAAGTCCAGGCGCCCGGCGGCCAGTTCCTTGGTGGTCTCGCGGCGCTTGCACAGGAAACTTTCGATCAGCACCGCCGGTGCCAGGCGGCGCAGGCGCTGGAACAGCGGCGGCAGGATGACCGCCTCGGTCAGGTCGGTCATGCTGATGCGGAAGGTCTTGTTGGCCTGTTGCGGGTTGAAGATGCGGCTTTCCTGCACCGAAGTACGCAGCAGCGCCAGGGCGTTGCGCACCGGGCCGATGATGTTCTGCGCCATGGGCGTGGGCACCATGCCTTGCGCGGTGCGCACGAACAACGGGTCGTTGAAGGTTTCGCGCAGCCGCGAAAGGGCATTGGACACCGCCGGCTGGGTGATGCCGACAATCTGCCCGGCGCGGGTCAGGTTGGCTTCGGTGTAGATGGCATCGAACACGATGAACAGGTTGAGGTCGACCTTGCTGAGGTTCATGGGTGCCGCTCTTTGTTGGAATTATCGGCCGATCATATATCGGTTATGAATGTTTATACACGCGGAAAATAGACTAGGTGGATGGTGGCATGCTGCTCTAGGCTCTGCTCCATGTACTTCGAACCGTGAAGGTAGCCCCGATGGATTTCGCCTATTCGCCCAAGGTCCAGGCTCTGCGCGAGCGCGTCAGCGCGTTCATGGACGCCCATGTCTACCCCGCCGAGGCGGTGTTCGAGCGGCAGGTCGCCGAGGGCGACCGCTGGCAGCCCACCGCAATCATGGAAGAGCTCAAGGCCAGGGCCCGCGCCGAGGGGCTGTGGAACCTGTTTCTGCCTGAATCGGAATACGGCGCCGGGTTGAGCAACCTGGAATATGCCCCGCTGGCAGAGATCATGGGCCGCTCGCTGCTCGGGCCGGAGCCGTTCAACTGTTCGGCACCGGACACCGGCAACATGGAAGTGCTGGTGCGTTATGGCAGCGATGCGCAGAAGCGCCAGTGGCTGGAGCCGCTGTTGCGCGGCGAGATCCGTTCGGCATTCGCCATGACCGAACCGGACGTAGCGTCCTCGGACGCTACCAACATGGCGGCCACGGCTGTGCGTGACGGTGACGAATGGGTGATCAATGGCCGCAAGTGGTGGACTTCGGGCGCCTGCGATCCCCGCTGCAAGGTAATGATCTTCATGGGCCTGTCCGACCCGCAGGGGCCACGCCACCAGCAGCATTCGATGGTGCTGGTGCCCACCGATGCGCCCGGGGTGAAGATCATTCGGCCGCTGCCGGTGTTCGGCTATGATGACGCGCCCCACGGCCACGCCGAAGTGCTCTTCGAAAACGTGCGGGTGCCGTACGAGAACGTCATCCTCGGCGAAGGCCGCGGTTTCGAGATTGCCCAGGGGCGGCTTGGTCCGGGCCGTATCCACCACTGCATGCGCTCGATCGGCATGGCCGAACGAGCACTGGAACTGATGTGCAAACGCGCGGTAGAGCGCACCGCTTTCGGCCAGCCACTGGCGCGACTGGGTGGCAACGTCGACAAGATTGCCGACTCGCGCATGGAAATCGACATGGCCCGGCTGCTGACGCTGAAAGCGGCGTACATGATGGACACGGTCGGCAACAAGGTGGCTCGCAGCGAGATTGCGCAGATCAAGGTCGTCGCCCCGAACGTAGCGTTGAAAGTGATCGACCGGGCGATCCAGATCCATGGCGGGGCAGGAGTGAGCGGCGACTTCCCGCTGGCCTACATGTATGCCATGCAGCGTACCCTGCGCCTGGCCGACGGGCCGGACGAGGTGCACCGGGCGGCGATTGGCAAGTATGAAATCGGTAAATACATGCCGGCGCGCAAGGGGCATGGTTAACGGCTGGAGCGGCTGTTGGTGTTTTCCGGAGTCGCCTTGGTTGGGCGGTGGAGGTGGGCGCCGGTCGGGTCGACGAGCTGAATCACATCGCCCCGTTGCCAGCCGTTGGCCTGCGGGTCTGTTGCCGGTATCGCGATGTCGGCCCGTTGCGCCCTGCTTTTGACCGTAT is a window from the Pseudomonas anuradhapurensis genome containing:
- a CDS encoding RES family NAD+ phosphorylase, producing the protein MILWRISAYADLSGTGGLRVSGRWHQAGRPVVYAATSPAGAMLEVLVHLEIDPEDFPTTMRLLRIELPDTVSQAQLPALQPGWSTQTELTRGLGNRFLDDCSALLLPVPSAIMPRTINYLFNPRHPQAHSARLDVEDFTPDSRLF
- a CDS encoding acyl-CoA dehydrogenase, coding for MDFAYSPKVQALRERVSAFMDAHVYPAEAVFERQVAEGDRWQPTAIMEELKARARAEGLWNLFLPESEYGAGLSNLEYAPLAEIMGRSLLGPEPFNCSAPDTGNMEVLVRYGSDAQKRQWLEPLLRGEIRSAFAMTEPDVASSDATNMAATAVRDGDEWVINGRKWWTSGACDPRCKVMIFMGLSDPQGPRHQQHSMVLVPTDAPGVKIIRPLPVFGYDDAPHGHAEVLFENVRVPYENVILGEGRGFEIAQGRLGPGRIHHCMRSIGMAERALELMCKRAVERTAFGQPLARLGGNVDKIADSRMEIDMARLLTLKAAYMMDTVGNKVARSEIAQIKVVAPNVALKVIDRAIQIHGGAGVSGDFPLAYMYAMQRTLRLADGPDEVHRAAIGKYEIGKYMPARKGHG
- a CDS encoding LysR family transcriptional regulator, producing MNLSKVDLNLFIVFDAIYTEANLTRAGQIVGITQPAVSNALSRLRETFNDPLFVRTAQGMVPTPMAQNIIGPVRNALALLRTSVQESRIFNPQQANKTFRISMTDLTEAVILPPLFQRLRRLAPAVLIESFLCKRRETTKELAAGRLDFAIDAPLNTDPQVRHIKLMQDRYVCALRQGHPLADSKLTLESYLGMTHIHISSRRNGLGYVDLALGKMGVQRKVALRSQHYLMASQVLQQTDMAMTVPERFARRHQLRYQPLPVEVPALETHLYWHESTDQDPANRWMREQITELCERVVAEEEKALAPA
- a CDS encoding cysteine desulfurase family protein, with the protein product MPSAPLYFDYAATTPVDDRVIETMLACLGSQANFGNPASTGHAFGQAARQAVEQARQQVAERVGAQADALVWTSGATESNNLALKGIAQGLGQPGHLITSQLEHKAVLDTVAELERQGWAVTRLGADAAGLIQPAAVQAALRADTRLVSLMAVNNELGTLTDVAAIGQQVRAHGALLHVDAAQAVGKLAIDLNLMAVDLMSFSAHKVYGPKGIGALYVGPRARPLMCAQMHGGGHEQGLRSGTLATHQIVGMGSAFALAGQPGDSEYQRLEQLAGRLREGLLALPGVTLNGCARQRIPHTLNLCIDNPRFNSAALASELALSTTSACNSASNAASHVLLALGLDERRARNSVRLSIGRFSNAAEVEKAIEVFARVLAAAAAALW